The Bifidobacterium animalis subsp. animalis ATCC 25527 genome has a segment encoding these proteins:
- a CDS encoding amino acid ABC transporter ATP-binding protein — protein MSENNTVEQLSPSGENAHHLVELEHVEKYYGNLHVLRDINLKVDKGEVLVIVGPSGSGKSTMCRTINRLETIDSGVIRIDGQALPQEGKGLAQLRAEVGMVFQSFNLFANKTILENVTLAPIKVRHMDRDQAEKEAMDLLARVGVDSQAMKMPSQLSGGQQQRVAIARSLAMHPKVMLFDEPTSALDPEMVNEVLDVMVELAQEGMTMLCVTHEMGFARKAANKIVFMADGQILERGTPDEFFEHPQTERAQEFLSKILTH, from the coding sequence ATGAGCGAAAACAACACTGTGGAACAATTGTCGCCGAGCGGCGAGAACGCCCATCATCTCGTGGAACTCGAGCATGTGGAGAAGTACTACGGTAATCTGCATGTGCTGCGCGACATCAATCTGAAAGTAGACAAGGGCGAGGTGCTCGTGATCGTCGGACCGTCTGGTTCCGGCAAATCGACGATGTGCCGCACCATCAACCGACTGGAGACCATCGATTCCGGTGTCATCCGCATAGACGGTCAGGCATTGCCCCAGGAGGGCAAGGGGCTGGCCCAGTTGCGCGCCGAAGTGGGCATGGTGTTCCAGTCGTTCAATCTGTTCGCGAACAAGACGATCCTCGAGAACGTCACACTTGCGCCGATCAAGGTGCGTCACATGGACCGCGATCAGGCCGAGAAGGAGGCCATGGACCTGCTTGCGCGAGTTGGCGTCGATTCGCAGGCCATGAAGATGCCGTCGCAGCTATCGGGTGGACAACAGCAGCGCGTGGCCATCGCGCGCTCGCTGGCCATGCATCCGAAGGTCATGCTGTTCGACGAGCCGACCTCGGCGCTCGATCCTGAAATGGTCAACGAAGTGCTCGACGTCATGGTCGAACTCGCCCAGGAAGGCATGACGATGCTGTGTGTCACGCACGAGATGGGCTTTGCGCGCAAGGCGGCCAATAAGATCGTGTTCATGGCCGACGGCCAGATTCTCGAACGTGGCACGCCCGACGAGTTCTTCGAGCACCCCCAGACGGAGCGTGCCCAGGAGTTCCTGTCGAAGATTCTCACGCACTGA
- a CDS encoding DEAD/DEAH box helicase, with protein sequence MAEVDDERTALMRLVPSRGEDNRSLDADEIYERFFDWVVEERGIEPWPHQEEAVLDLLAGDHVILNTPTGSGKSLVALGMHFAALCTGRRSYYTAPIKALVSEKFFELVNVFGRENVGMITGDSHINAEAPIICCTAEILANQALREGRRADIGCVAMDEFHYYGDPERGWAWQVPLLTLPQTQFLLMSATLGNVDTIADSLEDLTDTDVDIIAEARRPVPLSYRYTTDPLEKTVELAVQNGETPIYIVHFSQDAALDTAQSLSNTGVSTKEQREAIAKAMSGTKFTTGFGKILQRLLRTGVGIHHAGMLPRYRRLVEQLAQQGLLPVICGTDTLGVGINVPIHSVILTQLTKFDGIHMRKLRAREFHQIAGRAGRSGFDTEGLVIAEAPEYEIENARAVAKAGGDPKKLRKIKRKKAPEGFVTWNESTFDKLIEKEPETLIPHMKITHSMVLNEVAQGGDARKRIERLIDDSAQTEEQKNALRTRADEIFRTLIDTDVIEIEQEDGRDYYYTTVDLPQDFALDQPLSPFLIAALELLDPDSPSYALDVISMAEATLEDPKQILRAQERQARDRAMEEMKADGVDYDERLDRLQDITYPKPLNDLLTEAFDQYRKDVPWANDYWINPKSVVRDMVETASDFNGYITRYNAARSEGTLLRYLSDAYRVLARTVPPEKRNEELDDIIAWLRVLVRSIDSSLVDEWENAGTQAQEAANLAAPNVANAVVEDRRGLIVLIRNAMFRRVQLMDLDRPDELGALDKAWYYDVHTWEDVLDDFYDEHEYVNTDARARGGEYFVLDTRHEQDCHEWTVRQIIDDSDGDHDWAITGTVDLDATQDSGEVVFTDYSVRDVVNDNDAATVKAR encoded by the coding sequence ATGGCAGAGGTAGATGACGAACGGACGGCATTGATGAGATTGGTGCCCTCCCGCGGGGAGGACAACAGATCACTGGATGCCGATGAGATCTATGAACGATTCTTCGACTGGGTGGTCGAGGAGCGTGGCATAGAGCCATGGCCGCATCAGGAGGAGGCGGTGCTCGACCTGCTCGCTGGAGACCATGTAATACTCAACACACCTACCGGCTCGGGAAAGTCGCTGGTCGCGCTGGGTATGCATTTCGCGGCATTGTGCACTGGACGGCGCTCGTACTACACCGCGCCGATCAAGGCGCTGGTCTCCGAGAAGTTCTTCGAGTTGGTCAATGTGTTCGGCAGAGAGAATGTGGGTATGATCACCGGTGACTCGCATATCAACGCCGAAGCGCCAATCATATGCTGCACGGCCGAGATTCTCGCTAATCAGGCGCTGCGTGAAGGCCGTCGGGCTGACATCGGCTGCGTGGCCATGGATGAATTCCACTACTACGGCGATCCGGAACGCGGCTGGGCGTGGCAGGTGCCGCTGCTTACCCTTCCACAGACCCAGTTCCTTCTCATGAGCGCGACGTTGGGCAATGTGGACACGATTGCGGATTCGCTCGAGGACCTCACTGACACCGACGTGGACATCATCGCCGAGGCACGCCGGCCTGTGCCACTCAGCTACCGATATACCACCGATCCGCTCGAGAAAACGGTGGAACTGGCGGTACAGAACGGTGAGACCCCCATATACATCGTGCATTTCTCACAGGATGCCGCACTCGACACCGCGCAGTCACTGTCGAACACCGGTGTGTCCACCAAGGAGCAGCGCGAGGCAATCGCCAAGGCGATGTCGGGCACGAAGTTCACAACGGGCTTCGGGAAGATCCTCCAACGGCTGCTCCGTACCGGCGTGGGAATCCACCATGCAGGTATGCTCCCCCGTTACCGTCGTCTGGTGGAGCAACTCGCCCAGCAGGGGCTGCTGCCCGTCATTTGCGGCACTGATACGCTTGGCGTGGGCATCAATGTACCGATCCATTCGGTGATCCTGACGCAGCTGACCAAATTCGATGGCATCCATATGCGAAAACTGCGCGCACGTGAGTTCCATCAGATAGCCGGACGCGCAGGCCGCTCGGGCTTCGACACCGAAGGACTGGTGATCGCCGAAGCTCCCGAATACGAAATTGAAAACGCCCGTGCCGTGGCGAAGGCGGGGGGTGATCCGAAGAAACTCAGGAAGATCAAGCGAAAGAAGGCACCGGAGGGATTCGTGACATGGAATGAGTCCACATTCGACAAGCTGATCGAGAAAGAACCGGAAACGCTGATCCCCCATATGAAGATCACCCATTCGATGGTGCTCAATGAGGTCGCCCAGGGCGGCGATGCCAGAAAACGCATCGAGCGACTCATCGACGATTCCGCGCAGACCGAGGAGCAGAAGAATGCGTTGCGCACCCGCGCCGATGAGATCTTCCGCACACTCATCGACACCGATGTGATCGAAATCGAACAGGAGGACGGCCGCGACTACTACTACACCACCGTCGATCTTCCGCAGGATTTCGCGCTCGACCAACCGCTGAGCCCATTCCTCATTGCCGCCCTTGAATTGCTCGATCCCGACTCCCCGTCATATGCACTCGATGTGATCTCAATGGCCGAAGCCACGTTGGAGGATCCAAAGCAGATCCTGCGCGCCCAGGAGCGGCAGGCCCGGGACAGGGCGATGGAGGAGATGAAAGCCGATGGCGTCGATTACGATGAACGTCTCGACCGTCTGCAGGACATCACCTATCCCAAACCATTGAACGACCTGCTCACTGAGGCATTCGACCAGTATAGGAAAGACGTTCCCTGGGCCAACGACTACTGGATCAATCCCAAGTCCGTGGTGCGCGACATGGTCGAGACCGCTTCCGATTTCAACGGCTACATCACACGCTACAACGCGGCCCGTTCGGAGGGGACGCTGCTGCGCTATCTCTCCGATGCATACCGCGTGCTGGCCAGAACGGTACCCCCGGAGAAACGCAACGAGGAACTCGACGACATTATCGCATGGTTGCGCGTTCTGGTCCGCTCGATTGATTCCAGTCTCGTGGACGAATGGGAGAATGCCGGTACACAGGCGCAGGAGGCCGCGAACCTCGCCGCACCGAATGTGGCGAACGCCGTGGTGGAAGATCGTCGCGGGCTCATCGTGCTCATTCGCAATGCGATGTTCCGCCGTGTGCAGCTCATGGACCTCGACCGGCCCGATGAGTTGGGGGCACTCGACAAGGCATGGTATTACGATGTGCACACGTGGGAAGATGTGCTCGATGACTTCTATGATGAGCACGAATATGTGAACACGGATGCCAGAGCTCGCGGCGGTGAGTATTTCGTCCTCGATACCCGCCATGAGCAGGATTGCCACGAGTGGACGGTGCGGCAGATCATCGATGATTCCGACGGCGACCACGATTGGGCGATCACCGGCACTGTAGATCTCGATGCCACGCAAGATAGCGGAGAAGTGGTGTTCACCGACTACTCGGTGCGTGACGTAGTCAACGACAACGATGCCGCCACCGTGAAGGCGCGCTGA
- a CDS encoding glutamate ABC transporter substrate-binding protein: MKHRYKKGLARKAIAMVCAASALFGMAACGSSSADGEKKIRIGIKYDQPGLGFKKSGTFEGFDVDVARYVANQLGYTDAEIEFLEAPSKQREAMLQNGDVDMILATYSITDERKKAVSFAGPYFVAGQDLMVRADDHSINGPEDLNGKRLCSVTGSTSAKVVKEKFAKEVQLMEQPGYAECATALFSGIVDAVTTDDIILAGLASASRGKLRVVGKPFTQEYYGVGIKKGDTAFAKQINAAIEDMIKSGEWERAIEKNTEGTDYQPDPKYNPPTPDEGE; encoded by the coding sequence ATGAAACATAGATACAAGAAGGGGTTGGCGCGCAAGGCAATCGCCATGGTGTGCGCCGCCAGTGCGCTGTTCGGGATGGCGGCCTGCGGTTCGTCGTCTGCGGACGGCGAGAAGAAAATCAGAATCGGCATCAAATACGACCAGCCCGGCTTGGGATTCAAGAAGAGCGGCACATTCGAGGGCTTTGACGTCGATGTGGCGCGATATGTAGCCAACCAGCTGGGGTATACCGATGCCGAGATCGAGTTCCTCGAGGCTCCGTCGAAACAACGCGAAGCCATGTTGCAAAACGGTGACGTCGACATGATCCTGGCGACCTATTCGATCACCGACGAGCGCAAGAAGGCGGTTTCGTTCGCGGGGCCGTACTTCGTGGCAGGGCAGGATCTGATGGTGCGTGCAGACGACCATTCGATCAATGGCCCGGAGGACCTCAATGGCAAGCGCCTGTGCTCCGTGACCGGCTCCACGTCAGCCAAGGTGGTGAAGGAGAAATTCGCCAAGGAGGTCCAGCTGATGGAGCAGCCCGGCTATGCCGAATGCGCCACGGCGCTCTTCTCCGGCATTGTCGACGCCGTGACCACCGATGACATCATTCTGGCCGGTCTGGCCTCGGCGTCTCGTGGCAAGCTGCGTGTGGTGGGCAAGCCCTTCACGCAGGAATACTACGGGGTGGGCATCAAGAAGGGTGACACCGCATTCGCCAAGCAGATCAATGCCGCCATTGAAGACATGATCAAGAGCGGTGAGTGGGAACGGGCCATCGAGAAGAACACCGAAGGCACCGATTACCAGCCGGATCCGAAATATAATCCACCGACACCGGACGAAGGGGAGTGA
- a CDS encoding amino acid ABC transporter permease has translation MEGFISLFRSYNIPGAFLVNIELTLWAALFSTVLGLILVMMRISPVSSLRRVSAGYVELFKNMPLTIIMVFMVLGAFAQLKLSFSDNFQTNFFWLAATGLSLYTAAFVAESLRSGINTVPKGQAEAARAMGLNFMQSATLIIMPQAIRGSVAPLGNTLIALLKNSTVAAAASVATETSSLMSEMIEFRPDVIIQIFLIFAMGYVILILPIGILTTYLSNKLAVRR, from the coding sequence ATGGAAGGATTCATTTCCCTGTTCAGAAGCTATAACATTCCCGGTGCGTTCCTCGTCAACATCGAACTGACGCTATGGGCTGCGCTGTTCTCGACGGTTCTGGGCCTCATTCTCGTCATGATGCGCATCTCGCCGGTCTCGTCGCTGCGCAGGGTGTCGGCCGGCTATGTCGAGCTGTTCAAGAACATGCCATTGACGATCATCATGGTGTTCATGGTGCTGGGTGCGTTCGCGCAGCTCAAGCTGAGCTTCTCCGACAACTTCCAGACGAACTTCTTCTGGCTCGCCGCGACGGGCCTAAGTCTGTACACCGCCGCGTTCGTGGCGGAATCGTTGCGCTCGGGCATCAACACGGTGCCCAAGGGGCAGGCGGAGGCAGCTCGGGCCATGGGCCTCAACTTCATGCAGTCCGCCACACTGATCATCATGCCGCAGGCCATTCGAGGATCTGTTGCGCCGCTCGGCAACACGCTGATCGCATTGCTCAAGAACTCGACCGTCGCCGCAGCGGCGTCGGTGGCCACCGAGACTTCGTCGCTCATGAGCGAGATGATCGAATTCCGGCCCGATGTGATCATCCAGATCTTCCTCATCTTCGCGATGGGATACGTGATTCTGATTCTGCCGATCGGCATCCTCACCACGTACCTGTCCAACAAGCTCGCAGTCAGGAGGTGA
- a CDS encoding replication-associated recombination protein A, with amino-acid sequence MTNDLFAASDPSEDVVRPLAVRMRPTTLDEVVGQRHVLAPGSPLRRLADPASTGSLTAPSSVILFGPPGVGKTTLAHIVAKQSGRQYEELSAVTSGVKDLREVLRRAHERLVSQGKETVLFIDEVHRFSKSQQDALLPSVENRDVTFIAATTENPSFSVIKPLLSRSVVVKLESLEPEELRTVIERAVSNPRGLGGKVRVQDDAVDEIIRLAGGDARKSLTILEAAAGAVDESGSNVPAEITADVVSTVMNVAAVRYDRNGDDHYDVISAFIKSMRGSDVDATLHYLARMIRAGEDPRFIARRIMIAAAEEVGMAAPQILQTTVAAARAVQMIGMPEARIILSEAAIAVATAPKSNASYMAINQALADVDAGLIGQVPLHIRNAPTTLMKSWGNHEGYRYAHDYPNAVVEQQYMPDELVGREYYHPNSRGYEREIGPRLDRIRAIIHGEPAPPAPTQTERKPTEPVDPAHTEHPGETQRSQMKGKNDDATDTGRKEEDREHGGE; translated from the coding sequence ATGACGAACGACCTGTTCGCGGCGAGCGACCCATCCGAAGACGTGGTGAGACCGCTGGCGGTGCGTATGCGCCCGACCACCCTCGATGAGGTGGTGGGGCAGCGCCATGTGCTTGCGCCGGGTTCCCCATTGCGTCGTCTCGCCGACCCCGCCTCGACGGGTTCGCTCACCGCCCCGAGCTCGGTGATTCTGTTCGGCCCTCCGGGTGTGGGCAAGACAACACTGGCCCATATAGTCGCGAAGCAATCCGGGCGGCAGTACGAGGAACTCTCCGCCGTCACGTCCGGCGTCAAGGATCTTCGCGAGGTGCTGCGCCGTGCCCATGAGCGACTGGTGAGTCAGGGCAAAGAGACCGTTCTGTTCATCGACGAGGTGCACCGCTTCTCCAAATCGCAGCAGGATGCATTGTTGCCCAGCGTGGAGAACCGTGACGTGACCTTCATCGCGGCGACCACGGAGAACCCGAGCTTCTCGGTGATCAAACCGCTGCTGAGCCGTTCCGTCGTGGTCAAACTCGAATCGTTGGAACCTGAAGAGCTCCGGACGGTGATCGAACGGGCGGTGTCGAACCCTCGTGGCTTGGGGGGCAAGGTGCGTGTGCAAGACGATGCCGTGGATGAGATCATTCGTCTGGCAGGTGGAGATGCCAGGAAATCTCTGACCATACTTGAGGCGGCAGCAGGTGCCGTTGACGAATCGGGATCGAACGTTCCTGCCGAGATCACTGCAGACGTGGTCTCCACCGTGATGAACGTGGCGGCTGTGAGGTATGACAGGAACGGTGACGATCACTACGATGTGATCTCGGCGTTCATCAAATCGATGAGAGGTTCCGATGTGGACGCCACGCTGCATTACCTGGCCCGCATGATCCGGGCCGGGGAGGATCCGAGGTTCATCGCGCGCCGCATCATGATCGCCGCTGCCGAGGAGGTCGGCATGGCAGCGCCGCAGATCCTGCAGACCACCGTAGCTGCGGCTCGGGCGGTGCAGATGATCGGCATGCCGGAGGCCCGGATCATTCTATCGGAGGCTGCGATAGCGGTGGCGACCGCGCCGAAGTCAAATGCCAGTTATATGGCCATCAATCAGGCATTGGCCGATGTGGATGCGGGGCTCATAGGTCAGGTGCCGCTGCATATTCGCAATGCACCCACGACATTGATGAAATCGTGGGGCAATCACGAGGGATACCGCTATGCCCATGATTACCCGAATGCGGTGGTGGAACAGCAGTACATGCCTGACGAGCTCGTCGGGCGTGAATACTATCATCCCAACAGTCGCGGCTATGAACGAGAGATAGGTCCGCGGCTCGACCGGATTCGCGCCATCATACACGGCGAACCGGCTCCACCGGCCCCGACCCAGACGGAACGGAAACCGACGGAACCGGTGGATCCTGCGCATACTGAGCATCCCGGTGAAACTCAACGCTCACAGATGAAAGGCAAGAATGACGACGCGACCGACACAGGCCGGAAAGAAGAGGATCGCGAACACGGCGGCGAATGA
- a CDS encoding amino acid ABC transporter permease, with product MGNSDESSLLFDQPGPKGLKRIRIINWVATILFVVVLVLIVLRLHNPPDGENQLSWELWKPALDGEAWSDFYLPGLWATLRAAFLAVIGSVVFGLVFGIGRLLPSRIVQGICAIVIEFCRAVPVLIMMIFFWRAFAFLDLPSPSYWAVVISLVLYNGSVVAELIRSGVGNLPGGQHEAAVALGMTRTQSLMSIEVPQAIYAMLPAAVTQLVVVLKDTALGSIIMYTDLLQESRRLGSMYFNILQTLVVAAVIYFIICWLLSRLAEWLPVRMQQHTLAPTEPEPVAPIAIMDPSNVNQIAVAKEGRPLGGSQRLYHVHHRGTNARIHGWRRTRYVQGYDETQPQSQHVPAEHHMHHRSKGAGGR from the coding sequence GTGGGTAATTCAGACGAAAGCTCCCTGCTGTTCGACCAGCCGGGCCCCAAGGGCCTCAAGCGCATCCGCATCATCAACTGGGTGGCCACGATTCTGTTCGTGGTCGTGCTCGTGCTCATTGTGCTGCGTCTGCACAATCCACCGGACGGCGAGAACCAGCTCAGCTGGGAATTGTGGAAGCCGGCGTTGGATGGCGAGGCGTGGTCGGACTTCTATCTGCCGGGCCTGTGGGCCACACTGCGCGCCGCGTTCCTGGCGGTGATCGGTTCGGTCGTGTTCGGTCTGGTATTCGGCATCGGTCGTCTGCTGCCGAGCAGAATCGTGCAGGGGATCTGCGCGATCGTCATCGAGTTCTGCCGTGCCGTGCCGGTGTTGATCATGATGATCTTCTTCTGGCGTGCATTCGCCTTCCTGGATTTGCCGAGCCCCTCCTATTGGGCCGTCGTGATCTCGCTCGTGCTCTATAACGGTTCGGTCGTCGCCGAGCTCATCCGCTCGGGTGTCGGAAACCTGCCGGGCGGCCAGCATGAGGCCGCAGTGGCACTGGGTATGACCCGTACACAGTCGCTGATGAGCATCGAAGTGCCGCAGGCCATCTACGCGATGCTCCCCGCTGCCGTGACCCAGCTCGTCGTCGTGCTCAAAGACACGGCGCTCGGTTCGATCATCATGTACACCGATCTGCTACAGGAATCGCGGCGCTTGGGCTCGATGTACTTCAATATTCTGCAGACGCTCGTTGTGGCCGCTGTGATCTACTTCATCATCTGCTGGCTGCTGTCGAGACTGGCCGAATGGTTGCCGGTACGCATGCAGCAACACACGCTCGCACCCACCGAGCCCGAACCGGTGGCGCCGATCGCCATCATGGACCCGTCCAACGTCAACCAGATCGCGGTGGCGAAGGAGGGGCGCCCGCTCGGCGGCTCCCAGCGTCTCTATCATGTGCATCATCGTGGCACCAATGCGAGGATTCACGGATGGCGTCGCACGCGCTATGTGCAGGGCTATGATGAAACACAGCCGCAGAGCCAGCATGTTCCGGCCGAGCACCACATGCACCACCGTTCGAAGGGTGCAGGGGGTCGATGA
- a CDS encoding MFS transporter, which produces MTTRPTQAGKKRIANTAANDDRISPKLIGSIVSVGSLAFIGILTETVMTVLFPELMVEFSVNTATVQWITTIYLLSVGVTMPVSSYLKRRFTMKSVFVTAVALAVVGSFIMIVGTSFPVIIIARVIQGVGSGIATPLMINIILEQSPRSKVGRLMGVGSLVITVAPAIGPTVGGAVASIWPWRSIFVIVIPVIVLISLPIGLKCITQTKPTEAVSLNPLQFLAIIVGLAGMILALNQGGVAISEGVSGEPWGRSAAIAIVSLAAGMAALVFFVWSSRRSFSPLIRLGWLKDKVVVLHLIPYMLLPMVGIGFGYVITNLAQLSLGTSALVAGMLVLPGALIGAFFAPVGGMLYDKHGPTKPILGAFACCLGALALFLVFSLHLTSVLMASFYFIFGVGYALGFSNIMTDAISGIHHEFTPDGNAVFNTALQFGGAAGTTLFSTILAIAQAGHGAEGTSVYRRATAVGGTWTFAVMLAIVAVSWIMLARAFALNKARMERRA; this is translated from the coding sequence ATGACGACGCGACCGACACAGGCCGGAAAGAAGAGGATCGCGAACACGGCGGCGAATGACGACCGCATCTCCCCGAAGCTCATTGGCTCGATCGTTTCGGTGGGATCCTTGGCGTTCATAGGAATCCTGACCGAGACCGTGATGACCGTACTGTTCCCCGAACTTATGGTGGAGTTCTCGGTGAACACTGCAACCGTGCAATGGATCACCACGATCTATCTGCTATCGGTGGGTGTCACCATGCCCGTCTCCTCTTATCTCAAGCGTCGTTTCACGATGAAATCCGTGTTCGTGACAGCTGTGGCGCTCGCTGTTGTCGGTTCGTTCATCATGATCGTGGGCACCAGCTTCCCTGTCATCATCATTGCCCGCGTCATTCAAGGTGTGGGTTCCGGCATCGCGACGCCGCTGATGATCAACATCATTCTTGAACAGTCTCCCCGCTCCAAGGTGGGTAGGCTCATGGGCGTGGGGTCGCTCGTCATCACCGTCGCCCCGGCCATAGGTCCCACCGTTGGTGGTGCTGTGGCCAGTATCTGGCCGTGGCGTTCGATTTTCGTCATCGTCATCCCCGTTATTGTGCTCATCTCGTTGCCCATAGGACTCAAGTGCATCACGCAGACGAAGCCCACGGAGGCGGTGAGTCTGAATCCGTTGCAGTTCCTCGCCATCATCGTGGGGCTTGCCGGCATGATTCTTGCACTGAACCAAGGTGGCGTGGCCATAAGTGAGGGCGTGTCCGGTGAGCCGTGGGGCCGGTCGGCCGCCATCGCCATCGTGAGTCTCGCTGCGGGCATGGCTGCCCTTGTGTTCTTCGTGTGGTCGTCTCGCCGCTCGTTCTCGCCGCTCATCCGTTTGGGATGGCTCAAAGACAAGGTGGTGGTCCTCCACCTCATTCCATACATGCTGCTGCCCATGGTGGGAATCGGCTTCGGCTATGTCATCACCAACCTTGCGCAGCTGAGCCTTGGCACGAGTGCGCTCGTTGCAGGAATGCTTGTGCTGCCGGGGGCCCTCATCGGCGCGTTCTTTGCACCGGTTGGCGGCATGCTGTACGACAAGCACGGTCCCACCAAGCCCATTCTGGGGGCATTCGCCTGCTGCCTTGGCGCCTTGGCGCTGTTCCTGGTCTTCTCCCTGCATCTGACGTCCGTGCTTATGGCGTCGTTCTACTTCATTTTCGGTGTGGGGTATGCCCTCGGCTTCTCGAATATCATGACGGACGCCATCTCCGGCATCCATCATGAGTTCACGCCGGATGGGAACGCCGTATTCAACACTGCGTTGCAATTCGGTGGCGCGGCCGGCACCACGCTGTTCTCCACCATCCTGGCCATCGCGCAGGCTGGCCATGGTGCCGAGGGAACGTCTGTATACAGGCGTGCCACTGCGGTTGGCGGCACATGGACTTTCGCCGTCATGCTGGCCATTGTCGCAGTGTCTTGGATTATGCTGGCTCGGGCTTTTGCCCTGAACAAAGCCCGCATGGAGCGGCGTGCATGA
- a CDS encoding PPK2 family polyphosphate kinase — translation MASDKKNGRGSKKGEAITAVERKARKMAERLAREAKSSETLSAAWSLPPAQLLRFHSHTRLVDIDAGSKPGFDGDQAAGEQFIADSSSEIANYQRLMYANGIHGDAHRVLIVLQGMDASGKGGIVRHVFSQVDPMGIHYHGFGKPSEEDLAHDYLWRIRRELPANGWISIFDRSQYEDIVMPRITGSLPEATWRARYGQINDFEAELAGSGCAIIKIFLVSSRQAQKQHFLRRLDDPTRYWKFDPSDLDARDRWDDYMAAWQEVFERTSTSIAPWYLIPADKRWYSRMVVSELLRTTMKNFNQTWPPLDADRDEALARLGVE, via the coding sequence ATGGCAAGCGACAAGAAAAACGGCAGAGGTTCGAAAAAGGGCGAAGCCATCACAGCGGTGGAACGCAAGGCCAGGAAGATGGCTGAGCGCCTCGCGCGGGAGGCAAAGAGCAGTGAAACGCTCAGCGCCGCATGGTCGTTGCCCCCGGCGCAGTTATTGCGGTTCCATTCGCATACGCGTTTGGTCGATATCGATGCCGGATCAAAACCAGGGTTTGACGGTGACCAGGCGGCCGGTGAGCAGTTCATCGCCGACAGCAGCTCCGAAATAGCCAACTATCAGCGGCTCATGTACGCCAACGGCATCCATGGTGACGCGCATCGCGTGCTCATCGTGCTGCAGGGCATGGACGCCTCCGGCAAAGGTGGCATTGTGCGCCATGTATTCAGTCAGGTGGATCCAATGGGCATTCACTACCATGGCTTCGGCAAGCCGAGCGAGGAGGATCTCGCCCACGACTACCTGTGGCGTATTCGCAGGGAGTTGCCGGCAAATGGCTGGATATCCATCTTCGACCGTTCGCAATACGAGGACATCGTGATGCCGCGCATCACAGGTTCCCTGCCTGAGGCGACATGGCGCGCACGATACGGGCAGATCAATGACTTCGAGGCAGAGCTCGCGGGGTCAGGTTGTGCGATCATCAAGATTTTCCTCGTGTCGAGCAGGCAAGCGCAGAAGCAGCATTTTCTGCGACGTCTCGACGATCCGACACGATACTGGAAGTTCGACCCCTCCGATCTCGATGCCCGTGACAGATGGGACGATTACATGGCCGCCTGGCAGGAGGTGTTCGAACGGACGAGCACCTCGATTGCACCGTGGTATCTGATCCCCGCGGACAAGAGATGGTACTCCCGCATGGTCGTTTCGGAGTTGCTGCGCACGACCATGAAGAATTTCAATCAGACATGGCCGCCACTCGACGCCGATCGTGACGAGGCTCTGGCCAGACTCGGCGTCGAGTGA